A section of the Triticum dicoccoides isolate Atlit2015 ecotype Zavitan chromosome 7A, WEW_v2.0, whole genome shotgun sequence genome encodes:
- the LOC119327449 gene encoding 3-ketoacyl-CoA synthase 5-like translates to MRSSVQAQPMRLKLKAVYRLIVDNFLAASYVVALLRLGPAELISYIRPVHLFFAAAAAAVYLMLRPRAVYLIDYACFDTSPLVRIPMASFIEHIKHTPSISDRSVRFMSRLLARSGLGEETRLPAAHNYIPTHEYCTLKNARAEFELVVFSAIDDLLSRTGVAPDSIRVLVLNCSLFCPTPSLVNIIVNKYNLRCDIRSVNLSGMGCSAGLISVELARNLLQVIPRGSRALVVSTETITPNYYVGNERAMLLPNCLFRVGGVAALLSTSPANARFRLKHVVRTFTGANNGNAYRCVFQEEDEQGNVGINLSKNLMAIAGDSLQANITRIGPLVLPVSEQLLFALSFVARKALRGARIRPYIPDFSTAFKHLCIHAGGRAVIDELQRKLRLSDEQVEASRMTLHRFGNTSSSSPWYELAYVEAKGRMRKGHRVWMIGFGSGFKCNSVVWECIQPPAHNTHRPWSTSIHRYPVDIPDVLSH, encoded by the coding sequence ATGAGGTCGTCGGTCCAGGCCCAACCCATGCGGCTCAAGCTCAAGGCCGTGTACCGGCTGATCGTGGACAACTTCCTTGCCGCTTCCTATGTCGTCGCCCTCCTGCGGCTCGGCCCGGCGGAGCTCATCAGCTACATCCGCCCAGTGCATCTGTTctttgcagccgccgccgccgccgtgtaccTCATGCTCCGCCCGCGCGCGGTGTACCTGATCGACTACGCCTGCTTCGACACCTCGCCGCTCGTCCGCATCCCCATGGCCTCATTCATCGAGCACATCAAGCATACTCCCAGCATCAGCGACCGCAGCGTCCGGTTCATGTCGCGGCTGCTGGCGCGCTCCGGGCTCGGGGAGGAGACCCGCTTGCCGGCGGCGCACAACTACATCCCGACGCACGAGTACTGCACCCTCAAGAATGCCCGCGCTGAGTTCGAGCTCGTCGTCTTCTCGGCCATCGATGACCTGCTCTCCAGGACAGGCGTCGCCCCAGACTCCATCCGTGTGCTCGTCCTCAACTGCAGCCTCTTCTGTCCCACACCATCCCTGGTCAACATCATCGTGAACAAGTACAACCTACGCTGCGACATCCGTAGCGTGAACCTCTCGGGCATGGGGTGCAGTGCGGGGCTCATCTCCGTGGAACTCGCCAGGAACCTCCTGCAGGTCATTCCCCGGGGCTCCCGCGCGCTGGTCGTCTCCACAGAGACCATCACGCCAAACTACTACGTCGGCAACGAGCGCGCGATGCTCCTGCCAAACTGCCTATTCCGCGTCGGCGGGGTGGCGGCGCTGCTATCGACGTCCCCCGCGAACGCCCGGTTCCGCCTCAAGCACGTCGTACGCACCTTCACTGGCGCGAACAACGGCAATGCTTACCGGTGCGTGTTCCAGGAGGAGGACGAGCAAGGGAACGTCGGGATCAACCTCAGCAAGAACCTGATGGCCATCGCCGGGGACTCGCTGCAGGCCAACATCACCAGGATCGGGCCACTCGTTCTGCCGGTCTCGGAGCAGCTCCTCTTCGCGCTCTCATTCGTGGCACGGAAGGCGCTTCGCGGCGCGAGGATCAGGCCCTACATCCCGGACTTCTCGACAGCATTCAAGCACCTGTGCATTCACGCGGGCGGCCGCGCGGTCATCGACGAGCTGCAGAGAAAGCTCCGGCTCTCCGACGAGCAGGTGGAGGCGTCGCGGATGACTCTGCACCGGTTCGGAAACACGTCTAGTAGCTCGCCGTGGTACGAGCTGGCCTACGTGGAGGCCAAAGGGCGGATGCGCAAGGGCCACCGCGTTTGGATGATCGGTTTCGGCTCAGGGTTCAAGTGCAACAGCGTGGTGTGGGAGTGCATCCAGCCACCTGCCCACAACACCCATCGGCCGTGGAGCACGTCTATCCACAGGTATCCAGTGGACATTCCCGACGTGCTAAGCCACTAG